In uncultured Desulfuromonas sp., the genomic stretch TGCAGGTTCGGTCCTGCAACGTATCGCCAAGGAGCTCGACGGACGATTTAAAGTCGCTGGTCGCAACGGGAATTCCCTTCGTCTGATTGAAAAGGATGGTCGATTTTCCTGTTGTGTTGCGGAGCGGGTCGAAGCGCATTTTATGATGCACATTGTGGCCACCCAATTGACCTTGGATATTCCGGCGCCGAAAAATCTCGACGTCATATTGAAGATCAACAATAGCGGCTGGTTTCGGAGAACCGGAATCCGTTGTCTGGCACCACGTCAAAAGCGAGAAGAATGGGCTGACTTATGCGCTGCTGTGGAGCAGGACAAAAATCTGCAGACAGCTCTGCATGCGCTGAATTTTCGTACCTGTCAGATTCGCGGGACTGAGAGCGGCTGGCAGGTTTTGATCGAACCCTTTGGTGGCAGTGAGGTCGTTAACCGACTGCCCTCATTTCGGCGCTATCTTCGCCTCGGGCACGAGCAAACCGATTCTCTGGTTCTTGGGCTGTTGAGTCTGAATCGAATTCTTTGTCAATTTAACGACAAAAGCCAGAACCGATAGCCGCATCAATCATAACAGGTGCCGGCCGGACCATGGAGAGGTCGGCACCTGTTTTCCTTTCAGTTCGTGCCCTCTTGACCAATGAAGGTCAGAGCTATGGCTGAAGCAGAAACAAAATCTGTGATCAGTGTCGATCCGTTGTTTAACAGAGATGTTGCCAAAATGAACTCATGGTTATTTAAGCTACTTTTATAAGGAGTAAATGATGAAAAAACTGGTTGCAGGACTGAGTCTGGCACTGCTGTGTTTGTGCGCAACGAACGCCATGGCTGTTCTGGTTGATTTTTACGACAATGCCCTGGCGCCGGATGGTGTTTATGGGTTGTTTTACGGAAATTACTATCATGCCGATGAGTTTACCGATAGTGATGGTGACAAGGCCGTCTCCGCTGATCTGACAGCGACGATTGCCATCGCCCGGATCGTTGGCTACAAAACCCTGGGTGGGTATCATTTTGCTTATCAGGCCATTCTTCCCTTTGGTGAAGTGAAAGAATCAAAATTGTTTGATGAAAGTTCGTCAGGTATTGGCGACTTAACCTTCGGGCCGGCGCTATTCCTCTATGCCGATGATCACAGTGGGACATATCTCTCCTATTGGTTCTACATCACAGCGCCAACAGGTGATTGGGATGACGATCGGGCGATCAACCTTGGGGGGCATCACTGGTATTTCCAGCATCAATTGGCGCTCACGACCGTGCTGGGAGATTTCGTCTATGACATGAATTTCAACTATTATCAGCACACCGAAGAGGATGACACCAAAACTGAAGCCCCGGATCGTTTTGAGCTCGAAGCCAGTCTCGGCTATCCCCTCACGGACAAGTTGATGATTGGTGTCAACGGCGGATTTTATCAAGATCTGGGCAAAGTCGAGGTCGCGGGGGTTAAACAGGCGGACAGTGCAGCCGAGCGTTGCCAATTTGGCCCCTCTGTCAGCTATGCCGTGACAGAGCGACTAGGTGTTAACCTGCGTTGGACCCACGATGTTTATGCTGAAAATGACAGTAAGGGAGATGATGTCTGGTTGCGGCTGTCGTATGCCTTTTAGCCGGGGTTGAAAACGTCCCAGCCAGGGGCTTTTCAACGGCGCACGCCGAAAATGCGATTTTCGTCTTGCGACCACAATCAAGGGCTTGAAAAACAGTCCTTGATTGTGGTCGCCCTTCCATGGGCTCCGCAGGCTGTTTTTCAGCAGACTGTTCGTCTTTAATTTTTCATCAGGGTGCGGCCATTAAGGACGCACCCTGCACGTCACTCGTGCAGTAAAAAAATCCCTTTATTTCCGATTTTTCCAATCTTAAATTTCAGTTGTAGCGTTAAATCAACCTTGTTCATACACGTTTTCCAGCAGTAGAAAAGTTCTGCTGAAAACGGCGTGACCCCGCTCGACGAAGAGCCGGTTCACTTTGCATCCCTTCTGCATCGTTATGCAGAAATCGACCCGCAATGGCGCGGCAAGAAACAAGCAGGATCAGTTCTTGTGCTTACACGCATGGCGGGAAACGTCTGAAAAAGACAGATACAACGCTTATCTGTCGTCAATCAAGTTCATCTGTTGTTTGACTCAAACCGATCTCTTCTTTTTTCACGATCCCCCCATGTGTACGTCTACACCTTAGACAATATTCCTGGACGTTAATTGTGCTCAGGGCATAAGAGCTGTCGGCAGCGAAAAACTTAACCACAAAGCCTCTGGACAGGCTGCTAACAGTACTTTTCAGGAGACAGTTTGCTTATGAAACGGGTCAATTACTCATCGGGATCCCCTTTGGAAGAAATCGCCGGATATTCGCGTATGGTCAAGATCGGCAATCAGGTCCATATCGGTGGTACCACAGCGGTTCAAAGAGACGGTTCTGTTTTTGGAACCACGGCTTACGATCAATCCACGTATATCTTCACGCGCTTTATCGAACTGCTTGACCAAGCAGGAGCACGGGCTCAAGACGTCTACAAAGTCAAAGTATATGTCACCGATATGGCCCTGGCCAAGGAGGTCGCTGATGCCTATAGCGCGTTTTTCAAGGAAATTCGTCCTCTGTTTACCATGGTCGAAACCCCCAAACTCAATCGTCCAAGTCAGTTGGTTGAGATTGAGTTGGAAGCCATGATCGGCTGCGAATGTAACGCTTGATACGCATAAAGTAAGGAGAGATAACCATGAGCCAAGTCGATTTTCTTTATTTGAGTGAGCAGGACATGATCAAAGCCGGTGTGACCGATATGCCGGGATGTGTCGATGCCATGGAGGAGATGTTCCGGTTGCTGAAAACCGGCGATTTTCGCATGGGTGGACCGGAAAGCAATTCTCATGGCGTTATGATGACTTTCCCGGAGAAGAGCTCTTTTCCCAATATGCCTGTTGACGGACCTGACAGGCGCTTCATGGCGATGCCTGCCTATCTGGGAGGGCGTTTCGATATGGTCGGCATGAAATGGTACGGTTCCAACGTCGAGAACAAAAAGAAGAACCTGCCCCGTTCGGTGCTGATGCTGACTCTTAACTGCAAAGATACGGGTGTCCCGCTGGCTTACATGTCAGCCAATATTCTCAGTGCCTACCGGACTGGCGCGGTGCCGGGAGTCGGCATCCGTTATTTTGCCAGAACGGATGCCAAGGTCGTTGGCATTGTCGGTCCGGGTGTCATGAGTAAAACAGCACTCTCTTCGACTCTGGCCGTGCGCCCTGAAATCGAAAAGGTCAAGATCAATGGGCGCAGTAAGCATTCCATCGACAGCTTTATCGCCTATGTCAAGGAGAACCATCCCGGCATTCGCACCTTTGAAGTTGTCGACACGATCGAAGAGGCTGTACGTGGGGCTGATATTGTCCATATTGCCACCTCTTCACCAACCGGAGATGTCAACGAATATCCCTATGTCAACGAGAAATGGATCAAACCGGGAGCCGTGATCTGTTGTCCGGCAGCGGCTCGTTTCGATGACGATTTTATCCTGAACAGAGCCCGTAATGTTGCTGACTACCGCGGCCTTTATGAAGCCTGGGCCGAAGAAATGCCCTACCCGGCCTACCATATTATTCCGATCCCGGCGGTTCATTGCATGGACCTGATGGCTGATGGCCGGATGCAGCGCGATGACCTCATCGACCTCGGTGATATCCTGACCGGAGAAGTCCCGGCGCGCACCAGCGATGACGAAATTATTATTTACTCTGTTGGTGGCTTGCCCATTGAGGATGTGGCCTGGGGAACAGAAATTTATCGTAATGCCCTGGCCAAAGGAATTGGAACAAAGCTGAACCTGTGGGACACGCCATACCTGACTTAATGTTAAGACGGAAGAACCGTTGGGGTAGGGTGGGCTTGTTCGGTTTATCGCAAGGAGTGTGAGATGTTGAAAAGATTGCATGAAAACAGACCCGGAGTAGAACGTGTGACGATTACGTTCGAAGGTACGTCGTTAAAAGTCCCGGCAGGTGAAACTGTTGTCGCCGCAGTTATGGCCGCTGGGGCGGGCTATAATCGAACCACGCCGATCAGCGGTGCGCATCGCACGGCCTACTGCCATATGGGTGTCTGCTTTGAATGTCTCATGGAGATTGACGGCGTTCCGAATCAGCAGGCCTGCACCATTCAGGTGCGTGATGGCATGGTGGTCAACCGACAACAGGGTGCGAAGGAACGAACCAATGGCTAAGCACTACGACATGATTGTGATTGGTGCAGGGCCTGGTGGACTTGCCGCTGCGGTGACTGCAGATAAATTAGGACTCTCGACTCTTCTAGTTGATGAGCAGCCGGAACCGGGAGGGCAGATCTATCGGTCGATGGAGAGAAGCCTTCCCCAAAATGCTCATGTTCTTGGCAAGGACTATTTTGCCGGCAAGCCGCTTATTGAGTCATTTCGAGCCTCCAGTGCGAGCTATTTACCAAATACCAGCGTCTGGAATATCGACCATGCTTTCAATGTTGACGTGATATCCGAGGCGGGATCACAACGGGTGCGCGGGCAACAGCTCTTGTTTGCGGTAGGAGCCGTCGAGCGGCCAGTGCCGATTCCGAACTGGACCCTGCCGGGGGTGATGGGAGCCGCCGCTGCGGATATTCTGTTCAAGTCTTCAAATATGGTCCCGCAAGGTCCGGTGATCCTGGCGGGAAGCGGTCCATTATTGTTACTGGCCGCCTGCCACCTGGTTGACAACGGGGTTGAAATTGCCGCCATGGTCGAAACCGCCAGCCTTAAGGATTATTTCAAGGCAATGCCTTACCTGCCCGGTGCATTGCGGCGCAGCAGCTACCTGCTCAAAGGGTTACAGATGCGCCTGAAAGTACGTCGCGCCAGCGTACCATTGTACATCGGCTGTCGCGATCTGGGTGTGATCGGCACGGAGAAGGCCGAAGGGCTGCGTTTTACCTGCAGCGGCAAGTCATATGAAGTGTCTGCCGCAACGGTTTTACTGCATGAAGGGGTGGTCCCGAACCTGCGTCTCAGCCAGTTGCTCAACTGTGAGCATGAATGGTACGAGCCGCAACACTACTGGCGGCCGGTACTGGATGGCTGGGGGCAAACCAGTGTGCCAGAGATTTCAATTGCCGGCGATTCCGGCGGTGTTGGCGGAGGACTGCTGGCGGAAGCGGCTGGTCATCTTGCTGCGATCAATACCGCTTGCAAACTGCAGGTGATCACCGAAGCAAAGCGCGACCTTCTGGCGGCGCCCTACCAAAAAATCGTTCATCGAGAAAAGTTGATCCGTCCCTTTCTTGACCATGTTTTTCCACCAAACCCACAGGCGCTGGTGCCTCCTGATGACGCGACCCTTGTCTGTCGCTGTGAAGAATTGACCGCCGGTCAGATTCGTGAGGCGATTGCTCAGGGGGCACGCCATCCAGCCCAGATCAAAGGACAGACGAGATCCGGGATGGGGCCCTGCCAGGGACGTATGTGTGCAGCAACAATTGCTGAAATGATCGCAGCTAGCTGCTCTCTTGACATGCCCCAGGTTGGCACACTTCGGGTGAGACCACCGTTGAAACCTTTGACCATCGAACAGATGGCACATCTGGAGTTATGAGGGCAAAAGTGAGGCGTGTGCCAATACTGTTGGCAGAAATCGAGGCAATATGAAGACAAATGCAGACGTAGTCATCATTGGAGGCGGAATTATCGGTTGTTCGACCGCCTACTATTTAGCGAAAAAAGGGAAAACAGTCATCGTTCTGGAGAAAGGAAGGGTGATTGGCTATGGCGGATCAAGCCGCAATGGTGGCGGGGTACGCCAGTCTGGTCGGGACAAAAGAGAACTGCCGCTGGCAATGTATGGTGTTCAAAACCTCTGGCCACATCTTTCCGAAGAGCTGGAAACGGATGTGGAATATTACCAGCAAGGGAATCTGCGGCTGGGAAAAACCGAAGAACATCTCAAGATTCTTAAGGGTCTTACTGCCACTGCCGTTTCTTTGGGACTTGATGTGAAAATGATCAACGGTGAAGAAGTCAGAGCGATCTGCCCGCACTTGTCCGATGACGTGATCGGGGCCAGCTGGTGTCAGAGTGATGGCCATGCCAACCCCCTGCAGACAACAATGGCCTTTTATAACAAAGCTCGCCGGCTGGGAGTCTGTTTTCGTACCGGCCAGGATGTGCTTTCGATAAAAACAGTTGCGGGCCGGGCGAGAAAGGTCATCACCGGTAGTGGGGAGTTTGAAGCCGAAAAAATTATTCTGGCGGCAGGCTATGAAAGCCGAGCTATCTCACAGAGTCTGGGTGTTGATGTGCCCATGAAAGCTATTGCTTTGGACACCTTGATCACTGAAGCACAGCCCCCCATGTTTTATCAGATGCTTGGCACGGCGATGGCTGATTTTTACGGTCACCAAACCACGCATGGTTCCTTTGTTTTTGGTGGCGGGTCTCCACTTGACTCCGGCAGTATTGTCGGCGTTGGAGACCATCCTCCGGTGGCTGCTACTGGAGCAACCTGTAAAGGGATTCTGGGTTATATCCCTGCCCTCAAGCATGCCAAGGTGGTTCGCAGCTGGGTTGGTTTTATTGACTGGTGTGAGGATAAAGTCCCCGTGATCAGTCCCGTCGAAGAGGTTCCGGGATTGATCCTGGCCTGCGGATTCTCCGGCCACGGTTTCGGAATTGCTCCTTCCGTCGGTACGGTACTGTCACAGTTGGCTTGCGACGAAAAGCCCTCCATTGATATCAGCGAACTTGACTATAAGCGCTTCTCTGACCGGGATTAGCCTGGTTCTGAACATGATCCGCCCAGATATGATTTTCGAGGGCGGGGGATTTTCCCATTTCTTTTCTAGTGAAGGATAAAACGATGAACTTTATTTTTGATATCCCGTCGACTCTGCTTTTCGGTGAAGGGGAGAGCCGTAATGCCGGAAGGCTGCTCAAGGAGATGGGGGCCCGCAAGGTCCTGCTGGTCTGCGATCAGGTTATGTCTTCTTTGGGCTTTGCCGAACGCATTCGAAACAGTTTTGTCGAAGCTGGTCTTGACTACGCGATCTTTTCAGAAGTTACTCCGAACCCGACCGACACTCTGGTCCATGCCGCAGCGGTCTTCGCTGCGGAGCATCAGGTCGATTCTTTGGTGGCTATTGGTGGCGGCAGTATTATCGACACCGCTAAAGCGATTAATATCCTGCTGACTAACGGTGGTGAAATTGCTGCTTATGAGGGGGTTCACAAAGTCACTAAGCCCACCTTGCCGCTGGTGATGATTCCGACCACCGCTGGAACCGGGAGTGAGGTAACGGCGGTCACCGTTGTCACCGATACAAAGCGGCACAAAAAGATGGTTATTGCCGGTCGCTTTGTCGGTGGGGCACTGGCCATTTGCGATCCATTGCTGACCGCAGACCTGCCTCCGGCCATCACTGCGGCAACCGGAATGGATGCTCTGACCCACGCCATTGAGGCGTATATCTCGAAGCTGGCATCACCTGTTAGCGATAGCCACGCCCTCAAAGCAATTGATCTGATCAACACCAGTTTGGAAGAAGTGGGCTGTAACGGTAACAAAAAGGCCCGCAGTAACCTGATGCTCGGTAGTACGATGGCTGGTATGGCGTTTAATTCGGCCATGCTTGGTTTGGTCCATTCCCTGGCCCATCCATTAAGCGCTCATTACAACATCGCCCACGGTGTCGCCAATGCGGTCTTTCTGCCCCAAGTCATGCGTTATAACCTGGGCAGTTTCGATCATAAACTTGACGATTTGGCTGAGGCTTTGGGGATTGACCGGCACCAACCCGATTTGGGCGAACAGGTTGTCCGCCGTCTGGAGACACTTTCGCGTGCTATCGGTATCCCTAAATTCAAAGACCTGAATGTACCGGTAGCCGACTTTGCCATGTTGGCTGAGGAAGCCATGGTTGAAATAAGTACCATGTCCAATCCCAAGCAAGCAACGGTTGCTGATCTGGTACACATACTCGAATCAACATACGCTGAAGCCTGATTCAACGTCTGAAAAAAGCTGAACCGAGGTAGGGATAATGAGTTTTACAGAGGAACGCGTCATGATGGAGCAGGTTGAGAAGGCCATTGCTAACAACCTCAAGACAGCCAAAAGCAACCTTGTCTGGCTGCGGGAGCAGATGCATCCCTATTTTTTTATAACCATGCGTCAGGAACCTGAGGCTATCGGTATTCTGGCGACGATTCTGGACAGTCTGAAAACAAACAAATACCGCATCTTGGCAGATACCGACAAAAAATTGATTCTGGCCAGTCTCAGCCGTCCCGGGACGCTCTATGAGTCATTGCGAAGCTTGCGGGAACGCGATATCTCTTTTGCCCATATCACTCAGTCGTATGCTCCTATTCCAGGGGGCGATAAGATGTTGGAGATCCAACGCTTTGAGTTTGAGCGCAAATCAGATCAATGCGTTTGCGAGGGGCTTCAGCAGAATCTCGATATTCCTGCTGAAATCCGTGAGCCCATTCTGCAGGCTCTGAAACATAACTATCCTCACTTTGATTTTGATGATTTTGACGACTGTTTAAAGATGTTGTGGATCAACAAACAGGACTATGTTGAGCATTCTCCGGCCATACGGGTCGCACAGATCCTCTGGCTTTATCATCAGGGTAAGGAGAACGGTGGTATTCACCTGGATGTCGAAGAATCCGCCGGTCACGATACGGAGACAGAAACCCGTATCATGTTTGCTGTCAGTAATCCGCCCCAGCGCGATTTTCTCCAACAGATCATGGAAGTCTTCAAGCGTATGGGGATCGGCATCAAACGTACTTATTGCCTGACCATCAGTAATGGTCGCCATCCGGTTTTTCTCGGAACTTTTTATGTGCGTAAAAGGGACGTTGATCTGACAGACAATCAAACGGAACAGTTTGTCGAGCTTCAGAAGGAGCTGTTCAATACCCAGTTGCTGCAGACCCGCTCACTAAGCTACCAGGAGTTTGTTACCCAGAACGTTATGAGCGGTGAAGATGCCTCCCTGGTGAACGCCTTTATCGCCTTCTGCCATACCAATCTGGCACATAGCGCGGACCGTTACGATCTGGAGGGGGTTGAGCGCGCCTTTTACTCACACCCTGATCTTTGTTTGCAATTGGTCCAGCTGTTTCGGACCCGCTTTGATCCGAACCTGACGGACCGCGAGGGTGTTTATCAAAAACAACTCGCTGATCTGGAATATGCCATAGAACATTACAACACTGGCCATAAGCGGGTTGATGCCTACCGCAGGACGATTTTTTACTGTTGCCTGCTGTTTGTCCGCCATAGCTTGAAAACCAATTTCTTCGTCTTGAAAAAGCAGGCTCTGGCATTCCGCCTTGATCCGGCTTATCTGGAAGAGCTGGCCATATGTTTTACGAACGATTTGCCTGTAGATCGTCCCTTCAGGGTGACGTTCTTCTTTGGACGTTACGGAGTCGGGTACCATATGGGGTTTTCTGATATCGCTCGCGGTGGCTGGCGGACCTTGATCACCCATGGCCGTGATGATTATGTTACCTGTGCGAATACGATCTTTAAAGAAGCCTATGTTCTTGCTCATACCCAGCATCTGAAAAATAAGGACATTTACGAAGGGGGCTCCAAACTGGTGGCCGTACTTGATGCTCTGCCGGTCAGCGATCAGCAACTGGTCCAACAGCGTCTCTACAATCTGCAGTATGGATTTGCCAGTGCCTTTCTGGATATCTTCTGCAGTAACGAGGATGGCAGCATCAAGGATTCCAGGGTCGTCGACTACTATGGGGAAGAGGAAGCCATCGAACTGGGACCGGACGAGAACATGCATGACATCATGATTGAGTCCCTTGCCCGCCTCGCGCAGAAACGCGGCTACATGCTCGGCATCGGGATCATGTCCGGGAAAAAGGTCGGCATTAATCATAAGGAGTTTGGGGTCACATCTGCCGGCGTGGTCAAGTTTGCCGAAGTAACCATGGAGCAGCTCGATATTAATTATCGTCAGGATGAATTCTTTGTGAAAATGACGGGGGGACCGGCTGGGGATGTCGCCGGTAATGCCATGCGTCTTCTGTTGGATCATTGCCCGAACGTTCGAATTAATCTGATACTGGACGGAAGCGGTGCCTTTTACGATCCACAAGGGGCAGATCGAGACGAGATTTCCAGAATTTTGCTGGCCAGGGATATCGAGGCTTATAACCCGGAAAAACTGCATCCTGGCGGCTATCTGATCTATCGAGGTCAACGGCGCAAGGAGGGACTGAAAGAGCTGTACCGAAAAGTGGTTAAAACCGCTTTCGGTGTTGAAGAACAGTGGCTTTCCGCCGATGAATTTTACAGCGATTTCAACCGTCTGCCATTTACAGTCAAGGCCGATCTGTTTATCCCGGGCGGGGGACGGCCGGAAACCATTGATGGTGAAAACTGGCGTCACTTTTTTATGGCAGATGGCTCTCCGTCGGCACGGGCCATTATTGAGGGCGCGAATTCATTCATCACCCCCGAAGCACGCATTGAACTGCAGCGGAAGGGGATTGTCGTTATGCGCGATTCCTCAGCCAACAAGTGCGGCGTGATCTCCTCGTCTTATGAGATTATTGCCAATCTTGTCATGAGTGAAGAAGAGTTTATCGAGCACAAACAGGCCTATGTCGCAGATGTTCTGAATATTCTTGAACAGCGGGCCGAAGACGAAGTTAAGCTTATTTTTAAACGCTACCAGGAGGCTGGGGGGCATACGTTATATACCGAAATCAGTAATGACATCAGCCATGAAATCAATCAGCAATATGCGACAATGTTTGAATATTTCAGAAAAAATCCCGACCTCTGTGCAGACCCTCTTTTCCAGCAGGCTATTTTCAGCCATTTGCCGACGTTCCTAAAAGAAAATGCGACATATCGTGAACGGATTAAAGATCTTCCGATCAAGTATCGTTATGCGATTCTTGCCGTCGAGATTGCAACGTCGATGGTTTACCATGCTGATATGGAAAGAGATGTCTTGTGGCTGCTGAAAGGACATTTGAGCCGACTTTATAATCGAGCCGCTTAAAATAGTATTGTGCAATCTGTTTAGGGCAATAAAGAGCCAGCCCTTGGTTCTATGAGGCCTGAACTCAGGAACGCTCTTTTTAACGTTGAAAAGGGCAAAAGATATTCAGGCCGTTGAAACGTCCCATTCAGGGACGTTTCAACGGCGCAAACCGAAAATGCGATTTCCGCCTTTCTTACAAAATCAAGCACTTGAAAACCTGTTGTTCAACAGTCTGAGATAGTGTCACCCGTTTTGAGAGCAGTGCTCAGTGACAATACCTTTTGGCATTCGACCGTCAATTGTTTCGTCAAGATCCCCTCTTTGGTAAAGAGGGTGGCTCGTGCTCTGACAACACGAAATCTTCGGGTCCGGCTTCGCCTCGCACCCTTCCCACTGCGTTGCAACATCTTGAAGTGGAGTGGCCACTTCGGCGATTTCGCGCCTTGTGTGAATGGCACGATGCAGTGCCATTCACTCGAATTTTTAGCATGGACAGAGCACTGGGTGTGTCGATTGAAGAATCGTATACGTTTGACCAAATGACTTAAAGGCAATTTTAGCCGAACTGAGACCAGTATTTTATAACGACAAAGCATATCAGACTTCTGTGTACGGCGATGTTTTGCTGCCGTTCGGCAATTATGGTGTAAACTGTATCGGAAT encodes the following:
- a CDS encoding DUF3156 family protein, whose amino-acid sequence is MIAISIMPVKLLKTYWNKQPSGYVAGSVLQRIAKELDGRFKVAGRNGNSLRLIEKDGRFSCCVAERVEAHFMMHIVATQLTLDIPAPKNLDVILKINNSGWFRRTGIRCLAPRQKREEWADLCAAVEQDKNLQTALHALNFRTCQIRGTESGWQVLIEPFGGSEVVNRLPSFRRYLRLGHEQTDSLVLGLLSLNRILCQFNDKSQNR
- a CDS encoding transporter is translated as MKKLVAGLSLALLCLCATNAMAVLVDFYDNALAPDGVYGLFYGNYYHADEFTDSDGDKAVSADLTATIAIARIVGYKTLGGYHFAYQAILPFGEVKESKLFDESSSGIGDLTFGPALFLYADDHSGTYLSYWFYITAPTGDWDDDRAINLGGHHWYFQHQLALTTVLGDFVYDMNFNYYQHTEEDDTKTEAPDRFELEASLGYPLTDKLMIGVNGGFYQDLGKVEVAGVKQADSAAERCQFGPSVSYAVTERLGVNLRWTHDVYAENDSKGDDVWLRLSYAF
- a CDS encoding Rid family hydrolase; translated protein: MKRVNYSSGSPLEEIAGYSRMVKIGNQVHIGGTTAVQRDGSVFGTTAYDQSTYIFTRFIELLDQAGARAQDVYKVKVYVTDMALAKEVADAYSAFFKEIRPLFTMVETPKLNRPSQLVEIELEAMIGCECNA
- a CDS encoding tyramine oxidase subunit B, whose amino-acid sequence is MSQVDFLYLSEQDMIKAGVTDMPGCVDAMEEMFRLLKTGDFRMGGPESNSHGVMMTFPEKSSFPNMPVDGPDRRFMAMPAYLGGRFDMVGMKWYGSNVENKKKNLPRSVLMLTLNCKDTGVPLAYMSANILSAYRTGAVPGVGIRYFARTDAKVVGIVGPGVMSKTALSSTLAVRPEIEKVKINGRSKHSIDSFIAYVKENHPGIRTFEVVDTIEEAVRGADIVHIATSSPTGDVNEYPYVNEKWIKPGAVICCPAAARFDDDFILNRARNVADYRGLYEAWAEEMPYPAYHIIPIPAVHCMDLMADGRMQRDDLIDLGDILTGEVPARTSDDEIIIYSVGGLPIEDVAWGTEIYRNALAKGIGTKLNLWDTPYLT
- a CDS encoding (2Fe-2S)-binding protein; translated protein: MTITFEGTSLKVPAGETVVAAVMAAGAGYNRTTPISGAHRTAYCHMGVCFECLMEIDGVPNQQACTIQVRDGMVVNRQQGAKERTNG
- a CDS encoding (2Fe-2S)-binding protein, which encodes MAKHYDMIVIGAGPGGLAAAVTADKLGLSTLLVDEQPEPGGQIYRSMERSLPQNAHVLGKDYFAGKPLIESFRASSASYLPNTSVWNIDHAFNVDVISEAGSQRVRGQQLLFAVGAVERPVPIPNWTLPGVMGAAAADILFKSSNMVPQGPVILAGSGPLLLLAACHLVDNGVEIAAMVETASLKDYFKAMPYLPGALRRSSYLLKGLQMRLKVRRASVPLYIGCRDLGVIGTEKAEGLRFTCSGKSYEVSAATVLLHEGVVPNLRLSQLLNCEHEWYEPQHYWRPVLDGWGQTSVPEISIAGDSGGVGGGLLAEAAGHLAAINTACKLQVITEAKRDLLAAPYQKIVHREKLIRPFLDHVFPPNPQALVPPDDATLVCRCEELTAGQIREAIAQGARHPAQIKGQTRSGMGPCQGRMCAATIAEMIAASCSLDMPQVGTLRVRPPLKPLTIEQMAHLEL
- a CDS encoding FAD-binding oxidoreductase; translation: MKTNADVVIIGGGIIGCSTAYYLAKKGKTVIVLEKGRVIGYGGSSRNGGGVRQSGRDKRELPLAMYGVQNLWPHLSEELETDVEYYQQGNLRLGKTEEHLKILKGLTATAVSLGLDVKMINGEEVRAICPHLSDDVIGASWCQSDGHANPLQTTMAFYNKARRLGVCFRTGQDVLSIKTVAGRARKVITGSGEFEAEKIILAAGYESRAISQSLGVDVPMKAIALDTLITEAQPPMFYQMLGTAMADFYGHQTTHGSFVFGGGSPLDSGSIVGVGDHPPVAATGATCKGILGYIPALKHAKVVRSWVGFIDWCEDKVPVISPVEEVPGLILACGFSGHGFGIAPSVGTVLSQLACDEKPSIDISELDYKRFSDRD
- a CDS encoding iron-containing alcohol dehydrogenase gives rise to the protein MNFIFDIPSTLLFGEGESRNAGRLLKEMGARKVLLVCDQVMSSLGFAERIRNSFVEAGLDYAIFSEVTPNPTDTLVHAAAVFAAEHQVDSLVAIGGGSIIDTAKAINILLTNGGEIAAYEGVHKVTKPTLPLVMIPTTAGTGSEVTAVTVVTDTKRHKKMVIAGRFVGGALAICDPLLTADLPPAITAATGMDALTHAIEAYISKLASPVSDSHALKAIDLINTSLEEVGCNGNKKARSNLMLGSTMAGMAFNSAMLGLVHSLAHPLSAHYNIAHGVANAVFLPQVMRYNLGSFDHKLDDLAEALGIDRHQPDLGEQVVRRLETLSRAIGIPKFKDLNVPVADFAMLAEEAMVEISTMSNPKQATVADLVHILESTYAEA
- a CDS encoding NAD-glutamate dehydrogenase domain-containing protein, with protein sequence MSFTEERVMMEQVEKAIANNLKTAKSNLVWLREQMHPYFFITMRQEPEAIGILATILDSLKTNKYRILADTDKKLILASLSRPGTLYESLRSLRERDISFAHITQSYAPIPGGDKMLEIQRFEFERKSDQCVCEGLQQNLDIPAEIREPILQALKHNYPHFDFDDFDDCLKMLWINKQDYVEHSPAIRVAQILWLYHQGKENGGIHLDVEESAGHDTETETRIMFAVSNPPQRDFLQQIMEVFKRMGIGIKRTYCLTISNGRHPVFLGTFYVRKRDVDLTDNQTEQFVELQKELFNTQLLQTRSLSYQEFVTQNVMSGEDASLVNAFIAFCHTNLAHSADRYDLEGVERAFYSHPDLCLQLVQLFRTRFDPNLTDREGVYQKQLADLEYAIEHYNTGHKRVDAYRRTIFYCCLLFVRHSLKTNFFVLKKQALAFRLDPAYLEELAICFTNDLPVDRPFRVTFFFGRYGVGYHMGFSDIARGGWRTLITHGRDDYVTCANTIFKEAYVLAHTQHLKNKDIYEGGSKLVAVLDALPVSDQQLVQQRLYNLQYGFASAFLDIFCSNEDGSIKDSRVVDYYGEEEAIELGPDENMHDIMIESLARLAQKRGYMLGIGIMSGKKVGINHKEFGVTSAGVVKFAEVTMEQLDINYRQDEFFVKMTGGPAGDVAGNAMRLLLDHCPNVRINLILDGSGAFYDPQGADRDEISRILLARDIEAYNPEKLHPGGYLIYRGQRRKEGLKELYRKVVKTAFGVEEQWLSADEFYSDFNRLPFTVKADLFIPGGGRPETIDGENWRHFFMADGSPSARAIIEGANSFITPEARIELQRKGIVVMRDSSANKCGVISSSYEIIANLVMSEEEFIEHKQAYVADVLNILEQRAEDEVKLIFKRYQEAGGHTLYTEISNDISHEINQQYATMFEYFRKNPDLCADPLFQQAIFSHLPTFLKENATYRERIKDLPIKYRYAILAVEIATSMVYHADMERDVLWLLKGHLSRLYNRAA